In Buchnera aphidicola (Eriosoma grossulariae), a genomic segment contains:
- the pta gene encoding phosphate acetyltransferase — MSRVIMLLPLGDSVGIKTITLGLIQAIQQQNLNITFFQPISNNVISNNCLDTILNAIKDDKSINIIPSIKKIILKNIYDRNQYTCMMDKIFEYYNLNIGISDVILINGLTVKNTNPFINKINYEIACNLNAEIIFVSVLQNHKYFNLKQELKMIHNFYGIDKNLNIIGIIVNQINQCSTIKNNTNDFTVDNYFNIVPFNHYDINSFIKNSNIKLLAHIPLNMQLIRISVMNLLKYLKLDIIHDNSTSLCIIQFIFLLECYASDILKNLKHNSLVIISFYNIVVLKNLLHDFQTHLKISLLVITNVNLSEFSSQNWIQQIKKTCLSVIITPQNTLNFLFDLKKVHFKTKDTQSLFFDAEKKIIANYIDKDWVKSLKQPVVKNNSYLSPIEFRYHLRMLAKKSLFKKIVLPEGHEPRIIKAAIFCYKNNIADCILLGDRKNIYNIASKNNIQLDEKIKILNPNIISKNYIDLLIKLRQHKGMNKIIANKQIKNNIILGTLMLQNGDVDGLVAGSVTTTAESIRPGLQLIKMDKKYSLVSSAFFMLLPNRVCIYADCAINADPDYKQLSEIAIQSAETAILFGIEPRIAMISYSTGQSGFGDKVKIVNQATVLLKEKYPNLVVDGPMQYDTAMTLDIAKIKLPNSKVAGKANILIFPDLNTGNTTYKAVQRSANIMCIGPMLQGLKKPINDLSRGASIEDIIYTIALTVVQSSSLDKNKI; from the coding sequence ATGTCACGTGTTATAATGTTATTGCCATTAGGAGATAGTGTTGGTATAAAAACTATTACTTTAGGTTTAATTCAAGCTATTCAACAACAAAACCTAAATATTACTTTTTTTCAACCTATTTCTAATAATGTTATTTCTAATAATTGTTTAGACACAATTTTAAATGCTATTAAAGATGATAAATCAATTAATATTATTCCATCTATTAAGAAAATTATTTTAAAAAATATTTATGATCGTAATCAATATACTTGCATGATGGATAAAATATTTGAATATTATAATTTAAACATTGGAATTTCAGACGTAATATTAATTAATGGATTAACAGTCAAAAATACTAATCCTTTTATAAATAAAATTAATTATGAAATTGCATGTAATCTTAATGCTGAAATAATTTTTGTATCTGTTTTACAAAATCATAAATATTTTAATTTAAAACAAGAATTAAAAATGATTCATAATTTTTATGGAATTGATAAAAATCTTAATATTATAGGTATCATTGTTAATCAAATTAATCAATGTAGTACAATAAAAAATAATACAAATGATTTTACTGTAGATAATTATTTTAATATTGTTCCATTTAATCACTATGATATTAATTCCTTTATAAAAAATAGTAATATTAAATTATTAGCTCATATTCCTTTGAATATGCAATTGATACGTATTTCAGTTATGAATTTATTAAAATATTTGAAGTTAGATATTATTCATGATAATAGTACGAGTTTGTGTATAATTCAATTTATATTTTTACTAGAATGTTATGCTAGTGATATATTAAAAAATTTAAAGCATAATTCATTAGTAATTATATCTTTTTATAATATTGTTGTTTTAAAAAATTTATTGCATGATTTTCAAACACATCTAAAAATCAGTTTATTAGTTATTACTAATGTTAATTTATCTGAATTTTCATCTCAAAACTGGATTCAACAGATTAAAAAAACGTGTCTTTCAGTTATTATTACTCCTCAAAATACTTTAAATTTTTTATTTGATTTGAAAAAAGTTCATTTTAAAACAAAAGATACTCAATCATTATTTTTTGATGCTGAAAAAAAAATTATTGCTAATTATATTGATAAAGATTGGGTAAAATCATTAAAACAACCAGTTGTTAAAAATAATTCGTATTTGTCACCGATAGAATTTCGTTATCATTTGAGAATGTTAGCAAAAAAATCTTTGTTTAAAAAAATTGTTTTACCTGAAGGACATGAACCTAGGATTATTAAAGCAGCTATTTTTTGCTATAAGAATAATATTGCAGATTGTATTTTATTAGGAGATAGAAAAAATATCTATAATATTGCATCAAAAAATAATATTCAATTAGACGAAAAAATAAAAATTTTAAATCCAAATATAATTAGTAAAAATTATATTGATCTTTTGATAAAATTAAGACAACATAAAGGCATGAATAAAATTATTGCTAATAAACAAATTAAAAATAATATTATTTTAGGAACGTTAATGTTACAAAATGGAGATGTAGATGGACTAGTAGCAGGTTCTGTTACGACAACAGCAGAGAGTATTAGACCAGGATTACAATTAATAAAAATGGATAAAAAGTATTCTTTAGTTTCATCAGCTTTTTTTATGTTATTGCCGAATAGAGTTTGTATTTATGCTGATTGTGCTATTAATGCAGATCCAGATTATAAACAATTATCTGAAATAGCCATTCAATCTGCCGAAACTGCTATTTTATTTGGAATAGAACCAAGAATAGCAATGATTTCTTATTCTACTGGTCAATCAGGTTTTGGTGACAAAGTAAAAATAGTTAATCAAGCTACAGTATTGTTAAAAGAAAAATATCCAAATTTAGTTGTTGATGGACCTATGCAATATGATACTGCTATGACATTAGATATTGCAAAAATAAAATTACCTAATTCTAAAGTAGCTGGAAAAGCTAATATTTTAATTTTTCCAGATTTAAACACAGGCAATACAACATATAAAGCTGTTCAACGTTCAGCTAATATCATGTGTATTGGTCCAATGTTACAAGGTTTAAAAAAACCGATTAATGATT